The following are encoded together in the Deinococcus soli (ex Cha et al. 2016) genome:
- a CDS encoding P-II family nitrogen regulator, whose protein sequence is MKLVTAVVRPERVQQVKEALFQAGISGITLSRVSGHGGEQSVVEHYRGTRVMVEFHDKVEFRMVVSEPFVQAAIDAICKGARTGEVGDGKIFVQPMERVIRIRTGEEDTAALTPVTETKLSPDQP, encoded by the coding sequence ATGAAACTGGTCACGGCCGTCGTCAGGCCCGAGCGGGTGCAGCAGGTTAAGGAAGCGCTGTTCCAGGCGGGCATCAGTGGCATCACCCTCTCCCGCGTCAGCGGGCACGGCGGCGAGCAGTCCGTCGTGGAGCACTACCGCGGGACCCGCGTCATGGTGGAATTCCACGACAAGGTCGAGTTCCGCATGGTCGTCAGCGAACCCTTCGTGCAGGCCGCCATCGACGCGATCTGCAAGGGCGCGCGGACCGGGGAGGTCGGGGACGGCAAGATCTTCGTGCAGCCCATGGAGCGCGTGATCCGCATCCGGACCGGTGAGGAGGACACGGCCGCCCTGACGCCCGTCACCGAGACCAAGCTCAGCCCGGACCAGCCCTGA
- a CDS encoding ATP synthase subunit K: protein MTKYNKIVLASLAFALVSTGLAAEAGAANNDGLYQGLRAVGAGLALGLGAIGTGIAQARIGSSLVGAVAEDPSKAGSLLLYFLLPETLVIFGFLALFILN from the coding sequence ATGACCAAGTACAACAAGATCGTCCTCGCCTCCCTCGCCTTCGCCCTCGTCAGCACCGGTCTCGCCGCTGAAGCCGGCGCCGCCAACAACGACGGCCTGTACCAGGGCCTGCGCGCCGTCGGCGCCGGCCTCGCCCTCGGCCTCGGCGCCATCGGCACCGGCATCGCCCAGGCCCGCATCGGCTCCAGCCTCGTCGGCGCCGTCGCCGAGGACCCCAGCAAGGCCGGCAGCCTGCTGCTGTACTTCCTGCTGCCCGAAACCCTCGTCATCTTCGGCTTCCTCGCGCTGTTCATCCTGAACTGA
- a CDS encoding V-type ATP synthase subunit E, protein MALDKLLENEAQQEIERIRAEAQGRAEQIVAQAHEQAQALIDSRTRQLEGARQAELVRARSAADLDSSAQRLAAADSLQAQAFTVSEQYLHSVTTSAEYPMIVSKLLQEALQVLPDAEVVEAALAEHDAVRQALAQLGRHLDVRPNEQVKTGVRLVGKGGKASIQNTLVGRLNRVRGDLAPQISRLLAE, encoded by the coding sequence ATGGCGCTCGACAAGCTCCTCGAGAACGAAGCCCAGCAGGAAATCGAGCGCATCCGCGCCGAGGCCCAGGGCCGCGCCGAGCAGATCGTCGCCCAGGCCCACGAACAGGCCCAGGCCCTGATCGACTCCCGCACCCGCCAGCTGGAAGGCGCGCGTCAGGCCGAACTGGTCCGCGCCCGCAGCGCCGCTGACCTCGACAGCAGCGCGCAGCGTCTCGCCGCCGCCGACAGCCTCCAGGCGCAGGCGTTCACGGTCTCCGAGCAGTACCTGCACTCCGTGACCACCTCCGCCGAGTACCCCATGATCGTCAGCAAGCTCCTGCAAGAAGCCCTGCAGGTCCTGCCCGACGCCGAGGTGGTCGAGGCGGCCCTGGCCGAACACGACGCCGTCCGTCAGGCCCTGGCACAGCTGGGCCGGCACCTGGACGTGCGCCCCAACGAGCAGGTCAAGACCGGCGTGCGCCTGGTCGGCAAGGGCGGCAAGGCCAGCATTCAGAACACGCTCGTGGGTCGACTGAACCGCGTGCGCGGCGACCTCGCCCCGCAGATCAGCCGACTGCTGGCCGAGTAA
- a CDS encoding ammonium transporter: MRRPLALLALLGGTAAAQTPTFSGSDTAFILLCSALVLLMTPGLAIFYGGLVRAGSVLNTMMMSFAAMGVASVAWVAVGYTLAFGPGGNALIGGLGHAGLGNMAGELTGTIPTPLFAVFQILFAVITLAVVSGSVVERMRFPAFVLFGTLWVLLIYAPLAHWVWSSDGWLFKLGLLDFAGGTVVEVASGVSGLVAALVLGPRLGFPRMVSVPHNVPLVLLGTGLLWFGWLGFNAGSALAAGQTAAYALLNTNTAAAAALLVWLLWDQLRGGKPTAIGAATGAVVGLVAITPACGFVTPGGALLIGAVASTVSWFLVANKHRLLPDDALDVFACHGTAGIVGTLLTGVLASPAINPAGTGLLAGNPAQVGKQLIGVLAAAALAGAGTFVLLKLTALITPLRLTQQQEVRGVDLSEHQEEGYQEAQSPLAAPVFVGHD, translated from the coding sequence ATGCGCCGCCCGCTGGCCCTGCTGGCCCTGCTCGGCGGTACCGCCGCCGCCCAGACCCCCACCTTCAGCGGGTCCGACACCGCCTTCATCCTGCTGTGCTCGGCCCTGGTCCTGCTCATGACCCCGGGACTGGCGATCTTCTACGGCGGTCTGGTCCGCGCGGGCAGCGTCCTGAACACCATGATGATGAGCTTCGCCGCCATGGGCGTCGCCAGCGTCGCCTGGGTCGCCGTGGGGTACACCCTGGCCTTCGGACCCGGCGGGAACGCCCTGATCGGCGGTCTGGGCCACGCGGGCCTGGGCAACATGGCCGGTGAACTGACCGGCACCATTCCCACCCCACTGTTCGCGGTGTTCCAGATCCTCTTCGCGGTCATCACCCTGGCGGTCGTCAGCGGCAGCGTCGTGGAACGCATGCGCTTCCCGGCGTTCGTGCTGTTCGGGACGCTGTGGGTGCTGCTCATCTACGCCCCGCTGGCCCACTGGGTCTGGAGCAGTGACGGCTGGCTGTTCAAGCTGGGCCTGCTGGACTTCGCGGGCGGCACCGTCGTCGAGGTCGCCTCCGGCGTCAGCGGTCTGGTCGCCGCGCTGGTCCTCGGGCCGCGCCTGGGCTTCCCGCGCATGGTCAGTGTGCCGCACAACGTCCCGCTGGTCCTGCTGGGCACCGGCCTGCTGTGGTTCGGCTGGCTGGGCTTCAACGCGGGCAGCGCCCTGGCGGCCGGGCAGACCGCCGCGTACGCGCTGCTGAACACGAACACCGCCGCCGCCGCCGCGTTGCTCGTGTGGCTGCTGTGGGACCAGCTGCGCGGCGGGAAACCCACCGCCATCGGCGCCGCGACCGGCGCGGTCGTCGGTCTGGTTGCCATCACGCCCGCCTGCGGCTTCGTCACGCCCGGCGGCGCGCTGCTGATCGGCGCGGTCGCCAGCACCGTCTCGTGGTTCCTGGTCGCCAACAAGCACCGCCTGCTGCCCGACGACGCGCTGGACGTCTTCGCCTGCCACGGCACCGCCGGGATCGTCGGCACGCTCCTGACCGGCGTGCTCGCCAGCCCCGCCATCAACCCCGCCGGGACGGGCCTGCTCGCCGGGAACCCCGCGCAGGTCGGCAAGCAGCTGATCGGCGTGCTGGCCGCTGCCGCCCTGGCGGGCGCGGGCACCTTCGTCCTGCTGAAACTCACGGCGCTCATCACCCCGCTGCGCCTCACCCAGCAGCAGGAGGTGCGCGGCGTGGACCTCAGCGAACACCAGGAGGAAGGCTACCAGGAGGCCCAGAGTCCCCTGGCCGCCCCGGTGTTCGTCGGGCACGACTGA
- a CDS encoding V-type ATPase subunit subunit G family protein, with protein sequence MDVSSRVLSELASREAALDAQIETARAQAQETVDAAQAQAASILRDAQDRVKAMQAQQDQQLARDVQQVREDASVQAQTQAQAIRARAEAKLGEAVDTIMRAVLP encoded by the coding sequence TTGGACGTCTCAAGTCGAGTCTTAAGTGAACTGGCCAGCCGCGAGGCAGCGCTGGACGCGCAGATCGAAACGGCCCGCGCGCAGGCGCAGGAGACCGTGGACGCTGCCCAGGCGCAGGCCGCCAGCATCCTCCGCGACGCGCAGGACCGCGTGAAGGCCATGCAGGCCCAGCAGGACCAGCAGCTGGCACGTGACGTGCAGCAGGTTCGCGAGGACGCCAGCGTGCAGGCCCAGACGCAGGCGCAGGCCATCCGCGCCCGCGCGGAAGCCAAGCTGGGCGAGGCCGTGGACACCATCATGAGGGCGGTGCTTCCGTGA
- a CDS encoding V-type ATP synthase subunit B, with protein sequence MTLLQKEYNDVAYISGPLLFVNAASDLAYGAIVNIKDASGKLRGGQVISVTDQNAVIQVFEETRGLDLATASVSLVEDVARLGVSKEMIGRRFDGLGRPIDGLPAVVAEKRLSINGQPMNPAARAKPEEFIQTGISTIDVQTSLIRGQKLPIFSGSGLPHNELAAQIARQAKVPGHEGDFAVVFAAMGLTQREVSFFTQEFERTGALARSVLFLNKADDPAVERLLTPRMALTTAEYLAFEHGYHVLVILTDLTNYCEALREIGGAREEIPGRRGFPGYMYTDLASLYERAGVVDGKPGSVTQVPILSMPDDDITHPIPDLTGYITEGQIVVDRTLNSKGVFPPINPLPSLSRLQGNGIGKGKTRADHKNISDQLFAAYANGLDLRKLVAITGEDALTETDKLYLKFANDFEEYFIGQGDQDRSIEDSLTVAWGILSKLPQSQLTRIGKDSIDKYYGTKMDEMWKGSRSTK encoded by the coding sequence GTGACCCTCCTCCAGAAGGAATACAACGACGTCGCGTACATCTCCGGCCCTCTGCTGTTCGTGAATGCCGCCAGCGATCTCGCGTACGGCGCCATCGTGAACATCAAGGACGCGAGCGGTAAGCTCCGCGGCGGTCAGGTCATCTCCGTGACCGACCAGAACGCCGTCATTCAGGTGTTCGAAGAGACCCGCGGTCTGGACCTCGCGACCGCCAGCGTCAGCCTCGTCGAAGACGTGGCCCGCCTGGGCGTCAGCAAGGAAATGATCGGCCGCCGCTTCGACGGCCTGGGCCGCCCCATCGACGGGCTGCCCGCCGTGGTTGCCGAGAAGCGCCTCTCGATCAACGGCCAGCCCATGAACCCCGCCGCGCGCGCCAAGCCCGAGGAGTTCATCCAGACCGGCATCAGCACCATCGACGTGCAGACCAGCCTGATCCGCGGCCAGAAGCTGCCGATCTTCAGCGGCTCGGGCCTCCCGCACAACGAACTCGCCGCGCAGATCGCCCGCCAGGCCAAGGTGCCCGGCCACGAGGGTGACTTCGCCGTGGTGTTCGCCGCGATGGGCCTGACCCAGCGCGAAGTCAGCTTCTTCACGCAGGAATTCGAACGCACCGGCGCCCTGGCCCGCTCCGTCCTGTTCCTGAACAAGGCCGACGACCCGGCCGTCGAGCGTCTGCTCACCCCCCGCATGGCCCTGACCACCGCCGAGTACCTGGCCTTCGAGCACGGCTACCACGTGCTGGTGATCCTGACCGACCTGACGAACTACTGCGAGGCCCTCCGTGAAATCGGCGGCGCGCGCGAAGAGATCCCCGGTCGCCGCGGCTTCCCCGGCTACATGTACACCGACCTCGCGAGCCTGTACGAGCGTGCGGGCGTCGTGGACGGCAAGCCCGGCTCGGTCACCCAGGTGCCGATCCTGTCGATGCCCGACGACGACATCACCCACCCCATCCCCGACCTGACCGGCTACATCACCGAAGGTCAGATCGTGGTCGACCGCACCCTGAACTCCAAGGGCGTGTTCCCCCCGATCAACCCCCTGCCTTCGCTCTCGCGCCTCCAGGGCAACGGCATCGGCAAGGGCAAGACCCGCGCCGACCACAAGAACATCTCCGACCAGCTGTTCGCCGCGTACGCCAACGGCCTGGACCTGCGCAAACTGGTGGCCATCACCGGTGAAGACGCGTTGACCGAGACCGACAAGCTGTACCTGAAGTTCGCCAACGATTTCGAGGAATACTTCATCGGCCAGGGCGACCAGGACCGCAGCATCGAGGACAGCCTGACCGTCGCGTGGGGCATCCTCAGCAAGCTCCCCCAGAGCCAGCTGACCCGTATCGGCAAGGACTCCATCGACAAGTACT
- a CDS encoding ammonium transporter has translation MTHLRKTLPLALMLGGAALAQTEAPTLDTGDTAWMIVASALVLLMTPGLAFFYGGLSRTQSVLNTMMMSVVCIGLVGVLWLLGGYSIAFAPGGNAFFSGLSNFGFNGLAGQLTGTIPSYIFAAFQAMFAIIAVALISGAVIERMRFGAFVLFGGLWSLLIYAPLAHWVWNADGWLFKLGALDFAGGTVIHIAAGVSGLVAASVLGARIGFPKTAHVPHNVPFVLLGAGLLWFGWMGFNAGSALAANQTAALAFMTTLIAPAAAMLTWLGLESVRTGKPTAVGAATGLVVGLVAITPACAFVSPLASVLVGVLGAAASFAAVQLKTRMKADDALDVFACHGVAGIVGALLTGALAWTTGAGKPIGEQMVIQIIGVAAAIAWTGLGSFILLKLVGLVMPLRVPVSQEIAGIDVSAHSEQGYSDSETGLGAPVFVGGD, from the coding sequence ATGACCCACCTCCGCAAGACCCTTCCGCTGGCCCTGATGCTGGGCGGCGCGGCCCTCGCGCAGACCGAGGCGCCCACACTCGACACCGGCGACACCGCCTGGATGATCGTCGCCTCCGCCCTGGTCCTGCTGATGACCCCCGGCCTCGCGTTCTTCTACGGCGGCCTGAGCCGCACCCAGAGCGTCCTGAACACCATGATGATGAGCGTCGTCTGCATCGGCCTGGTCGGCGTGCTGTGGCTGCTCGGCGGGTACTCGATCGCGTTCGCGCCCGGCGGAAACGCCTTCTTCAGCGGCCTGAGCAACTTCGGTTTCAACGGCCTGGCGGGGCAGCTGACCGGCACCATCCCCAGCTACATCTTCGCGGCCTTCCAGGCGATGTTCGCGATCATCGCTGTCGCCCTGATCAGCGGCGCCGTCATCGAGCGCATGCGCTTCGGGGCGTTCGTGCTGTTCGGCGGACTCTGGAGCCTGCTGATCTACGCGCCACTGGCCCACTGGGTCTGGAACGCCGACGGCTGGCTGTTCAAGCTGGGCGCGCTGGACTTCGCGGGCGGCACCGTCATCCACATCGCCGCCGGGGTCAGCGGGCTGGTCGCCGCGTCCGTGCTGGGTGCCCGCATCGGCTTCCCGAAGACCGCGCACGTGCCCCACAACGTCCCCTTCGTGCTGCTGGGCGCGGGCCTGCTGTGGTTCGGCTGGATGGGCTTCAACGCGGGCAGCGCCCTGGCCGCCAACCAGACCGCCGCGCTGGCATTCATGACCACCCTGATCGCCCCCGCCGCCGCGATGCTCACCTGGCTGGGCCTGGAAAGTGTGCGCACCGGGAAACCCACCGCCGTGGGCGCCGCCACCGGTCTGGTCGTCGGTCTGGTCGCCATCACCCCCGCCTGCGCTTTCGTCTCCCCGCTGGCCTCGGTGCTGGTCGGCGTGCTGGGCGCCGCCGCGAGCTTCGCCGCCGTGCAGCTCAAGACCCGCATGAAGGCCGACGACGCGCTGGACGTCTTCGCCTGCCACGGCGTCGCCGGGATCGTCGGTGCGCTGCTGACCGGCGCGCTGGCCTGGACGACCGGAGCGGGCAAACCCATCGGCGAGCAGATGGTCATCCAGATCATCGGTGTGGCCGCCGCGATCGCCTGGACCGGGCTGGGTTCGTTCATCCTGCTGAAACTCGTCGGGCTGGTCATGCCGCTGCGCGTGCCGGTCAGCCAGGAGATCGCCGGGATCGACGTCAGCGCCCACAGCGAGCAGGGCTACTCCGACAGCGAGACCGGCCTGGGCGCCCCCGTCTTCGTCGGCGGCGACTGA
- a CDS encoding V-type ATP synthase subunit I — protein sequence MINPMQQVVIATRKRDSEAVIAALQDAGVLHLKPITGGPLSTGSLAGADAQSRREDERLLARAESTLAELGSYRPAPASLPAAEGWADLIEQAAQPTAALARQRQDLQADLDAESAYGDAVRALGRMAGSLDRSQRVSLLPFVLQATDNSGELDAALKAELADRYVLATETVGANRVGLIATRRSERDLARAALGKVRLGELRLPGRFDGLPLGEAAAEMDRVARTGTARLGELNAERDRLAQAHAPALYAIRDALKDRVAIHDVRAVSARGKYSLALQGYVPEDRLAALKGALDRFGSAVSYDLHPVDDHHDDLVPVELKNNSYVKPFQTVMGLMTPPKYGTFDPTWVVALFFPLFFGIIMADIGYGLLFLWFGMWLLGKAKRNEGWDLSFFGAYVPPATLRDLGFVTNVMAAWTILWGFLTGEFFGTFLEHFGIFYINPELLNSLWGWTGIRYPEEAEAHKTLFHLFPILFPRLETGYFSNVALVFALCFGILQVLWGWAIRIQQGLKHKDPVHTWEGIALFGGVGALILMAFATKAGKDFSAFTNFSDPRVLLMYVGFAAFVVGWLRVIKHYPLLPIELLSQGGAVVSYARIFAVGLVSAILAKLCTDLGWSLYENIGFLGIIIGILLGLVLHFLVLALTLIGHVLQPLRLHMVEFLNPTGFNADSSPRYNPLRRLSPAQGQVK from the coding sequence GTGATCAACCCCATGCAGCAGGTCGTGATCGCCACGCGCAAACGCGACAGTGAAGCGGTCATTGCGGCGCTGCAGGACGCCGGGGTGCTGCACCTCAAGCCCATCACGGGCGGCCCGCTGAGCACCGGCAGCCTCGCCGGGGCCGACGCCCAGAGCCGCCGCGAGGACGAGCGCCTGCTCGCCCGCGCGGAGAGCACCCTCGCGGAACTCGGCAGCTACCGACCCGCGCCCGCCTCCCTTCCCGCCGCAGAAGGCTGGGCCGACCTGATCGAACAGGCCGCGCAGCCCACCGCTGCCCTAGCCCGTCAGCGTCAGGATCTCCAGGCCGACCTGGACGCCGAGAGCGCCTACGGCGACGCCGTGCGCGCCCTGGGCCGCATGGCCGGCAGCCTGGACCGCAGCCAGCGCGTGTCGCTGCTGCCCTTCGTGCTGCAGGCCACCGACAACTCCGGCGAACTGGACGCCGCGCTGAAGGCCGAACTGGCCGACCGCTACGTCCTGGCCACCGAAACCGTCGGCGCCAACCGCGTCGGGCTGATCGCCACCCGCCGCAGCGAACGCGACCTCGCGCGCGCCGCGCTGGGCAAGGTCCGCCTGGGCGAACTGCGCCTGCCAGGCCGCTTCGACGGTCTGCCGCTGGGCGAGGCCGCCGCCGAGATGGACCGCGTGGCCCGCACCGGCACCGCCCGCCTGGGTGAACTGAACGCCGAGCGCGACCGCCTGGCCCAGGCGCACGCACCTGCGCTGTACGCTATCCGCGACGCCCTGAAAGACCGCGTGGCCATCCACGACGTCCGGGCCGTCTCCGCGCGCGGCAAGTACAGCCTCGCGCTGCAGGGCTACGTCCCCGAGGACCGCCTGGCGGCCCTCAAGGGCGCCCTGGACCGCTTCGGCAGCGCCGTCAGCTACGACCTGCACCCCGTCGACGACCACCACGACGACCTCGTGCCCGTCGAACTGAAGAACAACAGCTACGTCAAGCCCTTCCAGACCGTGATGGGCCTCATGACGCCGCCCAAGTACGGCACCTTCGACCCCACCTGGGTCGTGGCGCTGTTCTTCCCCCTGTTCTTCGGAATCATCATGGCCGACATCGGCTACGGCCTGCTGTTCCTGTGGTTCGGCATGTGGCTGCTCGGCAAGGCCAAACGCAACGAGGGCTGGGACCTCAGCTTCTTCGGCGCGTACGTGCCGCCCGCCACCCTGCGCGACCTGGGCTTCGTGACCAACGTCATGGCCGCCTGGACCATCCTGTGGGGCTTCCTGACCGGCGAGTTCTTCGGGACCTTCCTGGAGCACTTCGGCATCTTCTACATCAACCCGGAACTGCTGAACAGCCTCTGGGGCTGGACCGGCATCCGCTACCCCGAAGAGGCCGAGGCCCACAAGACACTCTTCCACCTCTTCCCGATCCTCTTCCCGCGCCTGGAAACCGGGTACTTCAGCAACGTCGCCCTGGTCTTCGCGCTGTGCTTCGGCATCCTGCAGGTCCTGTGGGGCTGGGCCATCCGCATCCAGCAAGGCCTCAAGCACAAGGACCCCGTGCACACCTGGGAAGGCATCGCGCTGTTCGGCGGCGTCGGCGCCCTGATCCTGATGGCCTTCGCCACCAAGGCGGGCAAGGACTTCAGCGCCTTTACGAACTTCAGCGACCCCCGCGTGCTGCTGATGTACGTCGGCTTCGCCGCCTTCGTGGTCGGCTGGCTGCGCGTCATCAAGCACTACCCGCTGCTGCCCATCGAACTGCTCTCGCAGGGCGGCGCGGTCGTCAGCTACGCCCGTATCTTCGCCGTGGGTCTGGTGTCCGCCATTCTCGCCAAGCTCTGCACCGACCTGGGCTGGAGCCTGTACGAGAACATCGGCTTCCTCGGCATCATCATCGGTATCCTGCTGGGCCTGGTCCTGCACTTCCTGGTGCTGGCCCTGACCCTGATCGGCCACGTGCTGCAGCCGCTGCGTCTTCACATGGTGGAGTTCCTCAACCCCACCGGATTCAACGCCGACTCCAGCCCCCGCTACAACCCCCTTCGTCGCCTCAGCCCCGCCCAGGGGCAGGTTAAATAA
- a CDS encoding V0D/AC39 family V-type ATPase subunit, whose amino-acid sequence MPDDYAYINTRVRIMRTKLLDGRSLDSALAAGSYQEFLRVLTETDLAANLRDTTTEQAGLAELDQALSRNLFDTARKVLGFADGDAKREIQALLMKWDLVNLKTVARGIITGRGTDAILANLIPGGTLKPAALQAAAQSTDLPGAAAAIALSGHPLAAAMRTAAQAYASSNRMLDLEVALDQGYYRHALSVARNTSLRRYLSREIDITNALIARAGAGQPLDPSLFVAGGKLDAAGYARLSGGDAGGLSDVSAILDAPSLEDAEVAARTALDTATRNVAAGDPEGVGVILDFLRRKEIEIAKLRLIGRGKFYDLPTDQIRREVQA is encoded by the coding sequence ATGCCCGACGACTACGCTTACATCAACACGCGCGTCCGCATCATGCGGACCAAACTGCTCGACGGACGCTCGCTTGACTCGGCGCTCGCCGCGGGCAGCTACCAGGAGTTCCTGCGGGTCCTGACCGAAACGGACCTCGCCGCGAACCTGCGCGACACCACCACCGAGCAGGCGGGCCTCGCCGAACTGGACCAGGCGCTCAGCCGCAACCTGTTCGACACCGCCCGCAAGGTCCTGGGCTTCGCCGACGGCGACGCCAAACGCGAAATCCAGGCCCTGCTCATGAAATGGGACCTCGTGAACCTCAAGACCGTCGCCCGCGGCATCATCACCGGCCGCGGCACCGACGCGATCCTGGCGAACCTGATCCCCGGCGGCACCCTGAAACCCGCCGCGCTGCAGGCCGCCGCGCAGAGCACCGACCTGCCCGGCGCCGCCGCCGCCATCGCCCTGAGCGGCCACCCGCTGGCCGCCGCGATGCGCACGGCCGCGCAGGCCTACGCCAGCAGCAACCGCATGCTGGACCTGGAAGTCGCGCTGGACCAGGGCTACTACCGGCACGCCCTGAGCGTGGCGCGCAACACCAGCCTGCGCCGCTACCTGAGCCGCGAGATCGACATCACCAACGCCCTGATCGCCCGCGCGGGCGCCGGACAGCCCCTGGACCCCAGTCTGTTCGTCGCCGGCGGCAAGCTCGACGCGGCCGGCTACGCCCGCCTGAGCGGCGGCGACGCGGGCGGCCTGAGTGACGTCAGCGCGATCCTCGACGCCCCCAGCCTCGAAGACGCCGAGGTCGCCGCCCGCACCGCCCTGGACACCGCCACCCGCAACGTCGCGGCCGGTGACCCGGAAGGTGTCGGTGTGATCCTGGACTTCCTGCGCCGCAAGGAAATCGAGATCGCCAAACTCCGCCTGATCGGGCGCGGCAAGTTCTACGACCTGCCCACCGACCAGATCCGCCGCGAGGTGCAGGCATGA
- a CDS encoding V-type ATP synthase subunit A, protein MTQNKSGVVKSIAGPAVIADGMYGAKMYDIVRVGQERLVGEIIRLDGNTAFVQVYEDTSGLTVGEPVETTGLPLSVELGPGMLNGIYDGIQRPLGKIREASGDFIARGIEVSSLDRTQLWDFTPSVQVGDTVGGSAILGTVPEFSFTHKVLTPPDKGGKVAWIAPAGQYNIDQTIAKLEDGTELRMAHYWPVRAPRPVTKKLDPSLPFLTGMRILDVLFPLVMGGAAAIPGPFGSGKTVTQQSVAKYGNADIVVYVGCGERGNEMTDVLVEFPELEDPKTGGPLMHRTILIANTSNMPVAAREASVYTGITLAEYFRDQGYSVSLMADSTSRWAEALREISSRLEEMPAEEGYPPYLGAKLAAFYERAGAVKTLAGEDGAVSVIGAVSPAGGDMSEPVTQATLRITGAFWRLDAGLARRRHFPAINWNGSYSLFTPILDSWYRANVGEDFPELRQRIGTILQEEAALQEVVQLVGPDALQDNERLIIETGRMLRQDFLQQNGFDPVDASASMPKNYGLMRMFLKFYDQADAALKSGSTIDEIIQSPIIERLARARYTPEGDFAAYTDSVLGELDSSFKAVKA, encoded by the coding sequence ATGACGCAGAACAAGAGCGGCGTCGTGAAGAGCATCGCCGGACCCGCCGTCATCGCGGACGGGATGTACGGCGCGAAAATGTACGACATCGTCCGCGTGGGCCAGGAACGCCTCGTGGGCGAGATCATCCGACTGGACGGCAACACCGCCTTCGTCCAGGTGTACGAGGACACCAGCGGCCTGACCGTCGGTGAACCCGTCGAGACCACGGGCCTCCCCCTGAGCGTCGAACTGGGCCCCGGCATGCTGAACGGCATCTACGACGGCATCCAGCGCCCCCTGGGCAAGATCCGCGAGGCCAGCGGCGACTTCATCGCGCGCGGCATCGAGGTCTCCAGCCTGGACCGCACCCAGCTGTGGGACTTCACGCCCAGCGTGCAGGTCGGCGACACTGTCGGCGGCAGCGCCATCCTGGGCACCGTGCCCGAGTTCAGCTTCACGCACAAGGTCCTGACGCCCCCCGACAAGGGTGGCAAGGTCGCCTGGATCGCCCCGGCCGGTCAGTACAACATCGACCAGACCATTGCCAAACTGGAAGACGGCACCGAGCTGCGCATGGCCCACTACTGGCCCGTGCGCGCCCCGCGCCCCGTCACCAAGAAACTCGACCCCAGCCTGCCGTTCCTCACGGGCATGCGCATCCTGGACGTCCTGTTCCCCCTGGTCATGGGTGGCGCCGCCGCCATCCCCGGTCCCTTCGGCTCCGGCAAGACCGTGACCCAGCAGAGCGTGGCGAAGTACGGCAACGCCGACATCGTCGTGTACGTGGGCTGCGGTGAACGCGGCAACGAGATGACCGACGTGCTCGTGGAATTCCCCGAACTGGAAGACCCCAAGACCGGCGGGCCCCTGATGCACCGCACGATCCTGATCGCCAACACGTCCAACATGCCCGTGGCCGCCCGCGAAGCGAGCGTCTACACCGGCATCACGCTGGCCGAGTACTTCCGCGACCAGGGCTACAGCGTCTCCCTGATGGCCGACAGCACCAGCCGCTGGGCCGAAGCCCTCCGCGAAATCTCCTCCCGCCTGGAAGAGATGCCGGCCGAAGAAGGCTACCCGCCCTACCTGGGCGCCAAGCTGGCCGCGTTCTACGAGCGCGCCGGGGCCGTCAAGACCCTCGCCGGTGAAGACGGCGCGGTGTCCGTGATCGGCGCCGTCAGCCCCGCCGGCGGCGACATGTCCGAGCCCGTCACGCAGGCCACCCTGCGCATCACCGGCGCCTTCTGGCGTCTGGACGCCGGCCTCGCCCGCCGCCGCCACTTCCCCGCGATCAACTGGAACGGCTCCTACAGCCTGTTCACCCCGATCCTGGACTCCTGGTACCGCGCCAACGTCGGCGAGGACTTCCCGGAACTGCGCCAGCGCATCGGCACGATCCTCCAGGAAGAGGCCGCGCTGCAGGAAGTCGTGCAGCTCGTCGGCCCCGACGCCCTGCAGGACAACGAGCGTCTGATCATCGAGACCGGCCGCATGCTCCGCCAGGACTTCCTGCAGCAGAACGGCTTCGACCCCGTCGACGCCAGCGCCAGCATGCCCAAGAACTACGGCCTGATGCGCATGTTCCTGAAGTTCTACGACCAGGCGGACGCGGCCCTCAAGAGCGGCAGCACCATCGACGAAATCATCCAGAGCCCCATCATCGAGCGTCTCGCCCGCGCCCGCTACACGCCCGAAGGTGACTTCGCCGCGTACACCGACAGCGTCCTCGGCGAGCTCGACAGCAGCTTCAAGGCGGTGAAAGCGTGA
- a CDS encoding V-type ATP synthase subunit F — MTQPNTQRVAVLSDAETATGYRLAGAAVIEATPDTALATLERLITEGQYGLVAVDTGLIPDPASATARVMRGRDLPILLPIPSLRDAFNPDTVDAKAYMGKLVRDTIGFDIKL, encoded by the coding sequence ATGACCCAGCCCAACACGCAACGCGTCGCGGTGCTGAGTGACGCCGAGACCGCCACCGGCTACCGCCTCGCCGGAGCCGCCGTGATCGAGGCCACCCCCGACACGGCCCTCGCCACCCTGGAACGCCTGATCACCGAAGGTCAGTACGGCCTCGTCGCCGTCGACACCGGCCTGATCCCGGACCCGGCCAGTGCCACCGCCCGCGTCATGCGCGGCCGTGACCTGCCGATCCTGCTGCCCATCCCCAGCCTGCGCGACGCGTTCAACCCGGACACCGTCGACGCGAAGGCCTACATGGGCAAACTGGTGCGCGACACCATCGGCTTCGATATCAAACTGTAA